A DNA window from Brassica napus cultivar Da-Ae chromosome C1, Da-Ae, whole genome shotgun sequence contains the following coding sequences:
- the LOC125580614 gene encoding uncharacterized protein LOC125580614 has product MAGDRSPYSCQQCYFMIHQSCIDLPEIINVNRHEHRLSRRLHLSLGSWVCRFCHKNVDWSYGAYSCSICPNYVIHSKCAIRSDVWDKLELKGIPEEPGDIEPFKVIDENLICHFSHKEHYLQFNEEGIISGGSIRCEACVLPIYSQAFYSCVQCNFILHKTRANLSRKKRHFFHNKPLTLICGDKIEHCEMCETYSQGFKYTDFKYCSIDVKCAMLSESIIHESHPCTLYYITNTYIKCASCNEGGCRSFSCDDCSFGLHERCAVLPKTIQHWYDEHLIFLCYNKNKRGGEYWCDICEEQIDTMIWFYTCDSCCVTFHTECVLGDFSRFMPGRIVTHRNWRIKAMQTSPGFLPRCYICHTQRAVPFVLNLCNPQNNVFICSLECLVRTRLGRTSFREVVYFILYRFVLNSYLRNNE; this is encoded by the coding sequence ATGGCGGGTGATCGGAGTCCTTATTCATGCCAACAATGTTATTTCATGATTCATCAAAGCTGTATTGACTTACCGGAGATCATCAACGTCAACCGTCACGAGCATCGTCTTTCTAGACGTCTTCATCTAAGTCTTGGGAGTTGGGTATGCAGATTTTGTCACAAAAACGTTGACTGGTCTTATGGGGCATATTCTTGCTCGATTTGTCCTAATTATGTCATTCATTCTAAATGTGCAATACGATCTGATGTATGGGACAAGTTAGAGCTGAAAGGGATACCAGAAGAACCTGGAGATATCGAACCATTTAAGGTAATAGATGAAAACTTGATATGTCATTTTAGTCACAAGGAACATTATTTACAATTCAACGAGGAAGGTATCATATCCGGTGGAAGCATTCGTTGTGAAGCATGTGTCTTACCTATATATTCTCAAGCATTCTATAGCTGCGTGCAATGCAATTTCATTCTCCATAAAACACGCGCTAATCTTTCTAGAAAGAAACGACATTTTTTTCACAACAAACCATTAACTTTAATATGTGGTGACAAGATAGAGCATTGTGAAATGTGTGAAACATATTCTCAAGGTTTCAAGTATACCGACTTTAAGTACTGCAGCATTGATGTTAAGTGTGCCATGCTTTCTGAATCTATCATCCATGAAAGTCATCCATGCACCTTGTACTACATTACCAACACGTATATAAAATGCGCTTCTTGCAATGAAGGGGGCTGTCGATCGTTTAGTTGCGATGACTGCAGCTTTGGACTACATGAAAGATGTGCTGTTTTGCCAAAAACAATACAACACTGGTATGATgaacatcttatatttttatgttacaaCAAAAACAAGAGAGGAGGAGAATATTGGTGTGATATATGCGAGGAACAAATAGATACCATGATCTGGTTCTACACATGTGATAGTTGCTGTGTCACGTTCCATACTGAATGTGTTCTCGGCGACTTTTCACGTTTTATGCCGGGACGGATAGTCACACATAGAAATTGGAGGATCAAAGCGATGCAAACCAGTCCGGGTTTCTTACCACGTTGTTACATTTGTCATACTCAACGCGCAGTTCCCTTTGTTTTAAACTTATGTAATCCCCAAAATAATGTTTTCATCTGTTCTTTAGAATGTTTAGTCAGAACTAGGCTAGGCAGAACCTCATTTCGTGAAgttgtgtattttattttatatagatttgTATTAAATTCATATCTACGAAACAATGAATAA